A part of Gammaproteobacteria bacterium genomic DNA contains:
- a CDS encoding SEC-C domain-containing protein: protein MICPCGSMKNYEECCGPFLCGSSKPSTPKALMRSRYTAYTQSNIDYIARTMKAPANNNFNVEEAKAWAKKLTWESLTILDSGSHLDYGFVEFIASYLENGQLQSIHEKSEFRREQGVWFYTQGKQVRDTKINTKTRSQGRNELCACGSNKKYKKCCF from the coding sequence ATGATTTGTCCTTGTGGTTCGATGAAAAATTATGAAGAATGTTGTGGACCCTTCCTTTGTGGCTCTAGCAAGCCGTCTACACCTAAAGCACTTATGCGCTCACGTTATACAGCTTATACGCAAAGTAATATTGACTACATTGCTCGCACCATGAAAGCACCTGCAAACAACAACTTCAACGTCGAGGAAGCAAAAGCTTGGGCCAAAAAATTAACATGGGAATCTTTAACTATCCTAGACTCAGGAAGTCACTTGGACTACGGGTTTGTTGAGTTTATTGCTTCCTATCTAGAGAATGGTCAACTCCAAAGCATTCATGAAAAGAGCGAATTCCGGCGTGAACAGGGCGTATGGTTTTATACACAAGGCAAACAGGTCAGAGATACTAAAATAAATACCAAAACCCGGTCCCAAGGACGCAACGAATTGTGCGCTTGCGGTAGCAATAAAAAATATAAAAAATGTTGTTTTTAA
- a CDS encoding SDR family oxidoreductase, which produces MSKLVLITGASKGIGRELAIVFARHHYSLILIARNLNELQVLQSELKEKYQCEAKILSLDLSEVSAVSTILSTFKAELPQLDILINNAGFGIAKKFTEISYQDVNEMIALNITALTDLTYQILTFMQAKKSGKILNVASTAAYTPGPYMSLYYASKAFVLSLSEGLYEEYKNDGIVVSTLCPGLTRTSFQSRAGMKNSVLVKGMFPGMTASQVAEIAYDDLEKNKSVIITGIFNKLSVLLMKLTPRFVGRKIMAKLNNETK; this is translated from the coding sequence ATGAGTAAATTAGTTTTGATAACCGGAGCATCAAAAGGTATTGGTCGGGAGCTCGCGATAGTTTTTGCAAGACATCATTATTCGCTAATTCTCATCGCTCGTAATTTAAACGAATTACAAGTGTTGCAAAGTGAACTCAAAGAAAAATATCAATGTGAAGCAAAAATTCTCTCATTGGATTTAAGCGAAGTTTCTGCCGTGTCGACAATTTTGTCAACGTTTAAAGCGGAACTTCCCCAGCTTGATATTTTAATTAATAATGCAGGTTTTGGCATAGCGAAGAAATTCACTGAAATAAGCTATCAAGATGTCAATGAAATGATTGCACTTAATATCACAGCACTTACTGATCTCACTTATCAAATTTTAACTTTCATGCAAGCCAAAAAAAGTGGCAAAATTTTAAATGTAGCTTCTACCGCAGCTTATACGCCCGGCCCTTACATGTCATTATATTACGCCAGTAAAGCTTTTGTTTTATCTTTATCAGAAGGCTTATATGAAGAATATAAAAATGACGGTATTGTTGTTTCCACACTTTGCCCTGGACTCACTCGCACTTCCTTTCAGTCTCGAGCAGGCATGAAAAATTCTGTTTTAGTAAAAGGAATGTTTCCTGGGATGACGGCAAGCCAAGTGGCAGAGATTGCATATGATGATTTAGAAAAAAACAAATCTGTTATTATTACTGGCATTTTTAATAAATTGTCTGTTTTGTTAATGAAGCTAACACCGCGTTTTGTGGGTAGAAAAATAATGGCAAAATTAAATAATGAAACCAAATAA
- a CDS encoding cupin domain-containing protein: MEKVNLHNKFKQFSDHWSPKIVGELNENYIKLAKFKGEFVWHQHEHEDELFYIVKGSLLLRFRDQDVQLEEGEFIIVPKGIEHLPIAAEEVHVLLVEPKTTLNTGNVDNDLTKQTLEKL; encoded by the coding sequence ATGGAAAAAGTAAATTTACATAACAAATTCAAACAATTTTCCGATCATTGGTCGCCCAAAATTGTGGGTGAGTTGAACGAAAATTATATTAAGTTAGCTAAATTCAAAGGTGAATTTGTTTGGCACCAACATGAGCATGAAGATGAACTCTTTTATATTGTAAAAGGATCGTTGTTATTACGCTTTCGGGATCAAGATGTGCAACTAGAAGAAGGTGAATTTATAATTGTACCAAAGGGGATTGAACATTTACCCATTGCTGCAGAGGAAGTTCATGTTTTATTGGTTGAACCCAAAACTACATTAAATACAGGTAATGTAGACAATGATTTAACGAAACAAACATTAGAAAAATTGTAA
- a CDS encoding phosphomannomutase/phosphoglucomutase, protein MIYSITSDIHSSIFHAYDIRGIVGEHLSANIVYTLGLTLGTEIQKLNETHMVVARDGRLSSPELCEALSAGLLASGCHVVDIGLVATPVLYFATHNLPYHSGVMLTGSHNAANYNGLKIVLAGETLAGDAIQKIYQLSLKQDFIYGQGKYEIFNIIPNYLAAIKKNVLLKRPLKIVVDCGSGATSHIAPQLFRLLGCDVVELFCQLDGHFPHHHPDPSMPENMKDLINRVTLEKADLGLAFDGDGDRLGVVSNSGEIIWPDRLLMLFARDVISRHPHGLIIFDVKCSNLLAKVIKADGAEPLMWKTGHSYIKAKLRETGAILAGEMSGHFFFKENWYGFDDGMYAGARFLQIIARHGKSVDEIFKTFPNGINTPEIRLPIDNYYKFELMKMLKLKAKFENAHLNFIDGIRVEFIDGWGLVRPSNTSPFLIFRFEANNRENLARIQQLFREQLLAVDKNLQLPF, encoded by the coding sequence ATGATTTACTCCATCACGTCTGACATCCATTCTTCCATTTTTCATGCATATGATATCCGTGGCATTGTGGGTGAACATTTATCGGCAAATATTGTTTACACATTGGGCTTAACGTTAGGCACAGAAATTCAAAAATTAAACGAAACACATATGGTTGTAGCACGTGATGGGCGCTTATCGAGTCCTGAATTATGCGAAGCTTTGAGCGCAGGCTTACTCGCTTCCGGGTGTCATGTTGTCGATATTGGTTTAGTTGCAACGCCGGTATTGTATTTTGCTACGCACAATTTACCGTATCACTCAGGCGTGATGTTAACAGGAAGTCATAATGCTGCCAATTACAATGGTTTAAAGATTGTACTTGCTGGTGAGACGTTAGCAGGGGATGCTATCCAAAAAATATATCAGCTTAGTCTTAAACAAGATTTTATTTATGGACAAGGCAAATATGAAATATTCAATATCATTCCAAATTATTTAGCGGCAATTAAAAAAAATGTTCTGTTAAAAAGACCGTTGAAAATAGTGGTTGATTGCGGTAGCGGCGCTACAAGCCATATTGCCCCCCAACTTTTCCGTCTGCTGGGGTGTGACGTGGTGGAATTATTCTGTCAATTAGATGGGCATTTCCCGCACCATCATCCTGATCCGAGCATGCCTGAAAACATGAAAGATTTAATAAACAGAGTAACGTTAGAAAAAGCTGATCTCGGTTTAGCCTTCGATGGGGATGGAGATCGCCTAGGCGTGGTGAGTAACAGTGGGGAAATCATTTGGCCGGATCGATTACTTATGCTTTTCGCGCGCGATGTGATCAGTCGCCATCCTCATGGGCTTATTATCTTTGATGTTAAATGTTCAAACCTTTTGGCAAAGGTTATCAAAGCAGATGGTGCTGAGCCCCTTATGTGGAAAACAGGTCACTCTTACATTAAAGCGAAATTACGTGAAACAGGCGCAATCTTAGCAGGAGAAATGAGCGGACATTTTTTCTTTAAAGAGAATTGGTACGGTTTTGATGATGGTATGTATGCTGGGGCGCGTTTCCTTCAAATTATTGCAAGGCATGGAAAATCTGTCGATGAGATATTTAAAACTTTTCCAAATGGTATTAACACGCCTGAAATTCGTCTGCCTATTGATAATTATTATAAATTTGAATTGATGAAAATGTTAAAATTAAAAGCTAAATTTGAAAATGCGCACCTGAATTTTATTGATGGAATCCGGGTCGAGTTTATTGATGGTTGGGGTTTGGTTCGGCCTTCCAATACTTCGCCTTTTTTAATCTTCAGATTTGAAGCAAACAATAGAGAAAATTTGGCACGGATTCAACAATTATTTCGAGAACAATTATTAGCTGTTGATAAAAATTTACAGTTACCGTTTTAA
- the galU gene encoding UTP--glucose-1-phosphate uridylyltransferase GalU, translating into MSIIKKAIFPVAGLGTRFLPITKASPKEMLPIVDKPLIQYAVEEAIDSGIKELIFVTSHSKHAIEDYFDTNPSLEANLKKLENYKALEIVRQILPKGITCIYIRQPDPLGLGHAVLCAKPLIDKDEPFAVLLADDLIDGNHHSCLAQMIEIYKQTQLSVVAVREIPLEHANQYGMIQGTKLAGNIYNIDSIIEKPKVEAAPSNIAVVGRYIFNPTIFSCLEKISIVNKEIQLTDAIADLILQEKVNALQFKGIHYDCGSKIGYLKAIIAYGIKNPALQKDLLAFLQDSSR; encoded by the coding sequence ATGAGCATTATAAAAAAAGCAATATTCCCCGTGGCAGGATTGGGTACTCGATTTTTACCCATCACGAAAGCGAGCCCTAAAGAAATGTTGCCCATTGTTGATAAACCCCTCATTCAATATGCTGTTGAAGAAGCGATTGATTCTGGCATTAAAGAATTAATTTTTGTAACCAGCCACAGCAAACATGCGATAGAAGATTATTTTGATACTAATCCATCCCTTGAAGCTAATTTAAAAAAATTAGAAAACTATAAAGCGTTAGAAATTGTTCGGCAAATATTACCGAAAGGCATAACATGCATTTATATTCGCCAACCCGATCCGTTAGGGCTTGGGCATGCTGTTTTATGTGCAAAACCACTCATCGACAAAGACGAACCTTTTGCTGTTTTATTAGCTGATGATTTAATCGACGGCAATCATCATTCCTGTTTAGCGCAAATGATTGAAATATACAAACAAACGCAATTAAGTGTTGTAGCAGTACGAGAAATTCCCCTAGAACATGCAAATCAATATGGAATGATTCAGGGTACAAAGCTTGCGGGAAATATTTACAACATCGATTCCATCATTGAAAAACCCAAAGTTGAAGCCGCACCGTCAAATATTGCAGTTGTCGGTCGATATATTTTTAATCCGACAATTTTTTCATGTTTAGAAAAAATATCTATCGTTAATAAGGAAATACAATTAACGGATGCTATTGCCGACTTAATTTTACAAGAAAAAGTAAATGCTCTACAATTTAAGGGCATCCATTATGACTGTGGTTCAAAAATAGGTTATTTAAAAGCAATTATTGCTTACGGGATAAAAAATCCTGCGCTGCAAAAAGATTTATTAGCATTCCTTCAAGACAGTTCTCGTTAA
- a CDS encoding polyprenyl synthetase family protein, translating into MEQFVPQDDEIDLTLLDVPHGTSGLEWWHLNCHLQLENNKNISIFATFQRILYRKDVEPNKSQYAYFLSWALTDVTAKKYYQLSRVDQATSEISLAQLQEVADPNFRKALAEIFQQGNVLLPDCMFTTEVKVAKDTLELNFENCTLRKSKQGYYELKLMNVDEDIECHLLFSPQKKALCKGENGEILGAHGEEMFSYFIPFNAVQGKVRIGKNKNEVIAQGQGWYERAYSVVHQTKSTLDLPTKLGEQWVSIQLSNGCEISAAYVNDPNSRDKKSKWLIASDVTGGVSSTHHFEFTENLGRHNHWKSKCTFTTYPISWCLKAPGINLELEINAQLDAQEFETFTFFAPGFWEGSCVVSGLYHGEKVTGLAYLRRTGFDKLIKIEDFFTAVSDEVLLHTHKLLPLKITANELQQLAEIKGCSEEIMGVDLTIIEQSIIRPIREIIDRQGKAWRSYFLLACCSAVGGDFKPYLPLLALPELLHVGSLIIDDIEDQSELRRGGPTCHKIYGTPTAINAGSIAYFIPQLLYEHYRYLPYETQCHLYELYFQAVRTAHIGQALDIADCEKLIHDILMGTEAPAKLESRVLAIHRMKAGLVAEGLARMGAILGKGSEEQINKIGEYAEAVGVAFQIIDDVINIELLEKGKKKLKVHGEDISQGKITYPVARAHALLPLDEYCALLSRIHAKPNNVQEIHEIILILQNCGAIEASRAQAEKMINKSWNDLSPLLLNGHAKLMLRVFGLYVIERHYYY; encoded by the coding sequence ATGGAACAGTTTGTCCCCCAGGACGACGAGATTGACCTAACTTTGCTTGATGTGCCTCATGGTACTTCTGGCTTAGAATGGTGGCATTTAAACTGCCATCTTCAACTTGAGAATAATAAAAATATATCTATTTTTGCTACCTTCCAACGTATTCTATATCGCAAAGATGTTGAACCAAATAAGTCGCAATACGCCTATTTTCTTTCCTGGGCCCTCACCGATGTTACCGCCAAAAAGTATTATCAACTTTCAAGAGTCGATCAAGCTACCTCCGAAATTTCCCTTGCGCAGCTACAAGAAGTTGCCGATCCTAATTTTCGAAAAGCATTAGCTGAAATATTTCAGCAAGGAAACGTTTTGCTACCGGACTGCATGTTCACAACTGAAGTAAAGGTGGCGAAAGATACGCTTGAACTAAACTTTGAAAACTGTACTTTACGTAAATCAAAGCAGGGTTATTATGAATTAAAATTAATGAATGTCGATGAAGATATCGAGTGTCATCTTTTATTTTCACCGCAGAAAAAAGCACTATGCAAAGGGGAAAATGGCGAAATATTAGGTGCGCATGGCGAAGAAATGTTTAGCTATTTTATTCCCTTTAATGCTGTGCAAGGAAAGGTAAGAATTGGTAAAAACAAAAATGAAGTCATTGCGCAAGGTCAGGGATGGTATGAGCGGGCATATAGTGTTGTTCATCAAACAAAATCTACCCTAGACTTACCCACTAAGTTAGGCGAGCAATGGGTTTCAATCCAGTTAAGTAATGGATGTGAAATTTCTGCTGCCTATGTCAATGACCCAAATAGTCGCGATAAAAAAAGCAAATGGCTGATAGCCAGCGATGTAACGGGTGGAGTTAGCAGCACCCATCATTTTGAATTCACGGAAAACTTAGGTCGTCATAATCATTGGAAAAGTAAGTGCACTTTTACAACTTACCCGATCAGTTGGTGCTTAAAAGCCCCTGGAATTAATTTAGAATTAGAAATTAATGCCCAACTTGATGCACAAGAATTTGAAACTTTTACTTTTTTTGCACCTGGTTTTTGGGAAGGATCATGCGTCGTGTCAGGCTTATATCATGGGGAAAAAGTCACTGGACTTGCTTATTTAAGACGAACCGGATTTGATAAACTAATTAAGATCGAAGATTTTTTTACCGCAGTCAGTGATGAAGTTTTGCTTCACACGCATAAATTGTTGCCTTTAAAAATTACTGCGAACGAATTACAACAACTCGCAGAAATTAAAGGTTGTAGTGAAGAAATAATGGGTGTTGATCTTACCATTATTGAACAATCCATCATTCGACCCATTCGCGAAATTATAGATCGGCAAGGAAAAGCCTGGCGCTCATATTTTTTATTAGCGTGTTGTAGTGCGGTAGGGGGCGATTTTAAACCTTATTTACCCTTGCTTGCATTACCTGAATTGTTACATGTTGGTTCATTGATTATTGATGATATTGAGGATCAATCTGAATTACGGCGCGGCGGACCCACGTGTCATAAAATTTATGGCACGCCAACTGCCATTAATGCTGGCTCCATCGCTTACTTTATTCCTCAGTTGCTCTATGAACATTACCGATATTTACCTTATGAAACGCAATGCCATTTATACGAATTATATTTTCAAGCAGTACGTACAGCTCACATTGGTCAGGCATTGGATATCGCGGATTGCGAAAAATTAATTCATGACATCCTTATGGGCACCGAGGCTCCAGCAAAACTTGAGTCACGTGTCCTTGCTATCCATCGGATGAAAGCTGGTTTAGTGGCGGAAGGTTTAGCGCGGATGGGTGCGATTTTAGGTAAAGGCTCCGAAGAACAAATTAATAAGATTGGTGAATATGCAGAAGCTGTGGGTGTCGCTTTTCAAATAATTGATGATGTTATTAATATAGAATTATTAGAAAAAGGTAAAAAGAAATTAAAAGTCCACGGTGAAGATATTTCGCAGGGAAAAATAACTTATCCAGTAGCTCGAGCTCATGCGTTGTTACCTTTAGACGAATATTGTGCTCTATTATCTCGGATCCATGCCAAACCTAATAATGTGCAAGAAATTCATGAGATTATTCTCATCTTACAAAATTGTGGTGCGATTGAAGCGAGTCGAGCGCAAGCAGAGAAAATGATCAACAAATCCTGGAATGACTTATCACCCCTGTTACTTAATGGCCATGCTAAATTAATGTTACGAGTGTTCGGTTTATATGTCATCGAACGACATTATTATTACTAA
- a CDS encoding glycosyltransferase, whose product MPIGLSYINCMDVVLITLGSRGDINPFIGLGLALKQRGHQVTIMSYEHYADLAIEVGLNFLSCSSSVTYQKLIRHPDTAHPVRIIKLFGTMVIEPMREVYRLLSTHFDPQTTVIGAQYPLVVGARLAQEKLGFRMANICLQPSTLFSAIEPARLAMLPEWFYKLPVGAKKKIQSMILYFINSQLNSPLNQFRQELSLPKIKHIYQMWLPSPELMIGLFPEWFAPIPADWPAQIKLTGFINYSGKTEPLSATLLGFLEAGKPPLVFTCGTYMTKGNDFFSTSIRVAAELGERALLLTPYPEQLPRTLPQTILHVDYAPFDLLLPKISALIHHGGIGTLAQAIAHHVPQLIVPSTADQFDNAYRLEKLGCSTTLLPNHYQQAQVVAKIKFLLNHTQQVSDQKYPIDFISALNATCQYFESLASKAE is encoded by the coding sequence ATGCCCATCGGCCTCAGCTACATTAATTGTATGGACGTTGTTTTAATCACTTTAGGATCTCGCGGGGATATCAACCCATTTATTGGGTTGGGCTTGGCCTTGAAGCAACGGGGCCATCAAGTAACGATTATGAGTTACGAGCATTATGCGGATTTAGCGATAGAAGTAGGTTTGAATTTTTTATCCTGTAGTTCAAGCGTTACTTATCAAAAACTTATCCGTCACCCTGACACCGCCCATCCGGTTCGTATCATCAAATTATTTGGCACGATGGTCATTGAACCCATGCGCGAAGTTTATCGCTTGCTCAGCACGCATTTTGACCCACAAACGACCGTAATCGGTGCGCAATATCCTTTAGTGGTGGGTGCACGCCTTGCTCAAGAAAAGCTCGGGTTTCGCATGGCAAATATTTGTTTGCAACCTTCGACCCTCTTTAGTGCAATTGAACCCGCTCGCTTAGCAATGTTGCCTGAATGGTTTTACAAGCTCCCGGTGGGTGCGAAAAAAAAGATTCAATCAATGATTTTGTATTTTATTAATAGCCAGTTAAATTCTCCCCTCAATCAATTTCGACAAGAACTCAGTTTGCCGAAGATTAAGCATATCTATCAAATGTGGCTGCCTTCACCGGAACTGATGATTGGTTTATTTCCAGAATGGTTCGCGCCCATCCCTGCGGATTGGCCAGCTCAAATTAAGTTAACGGGATTCATTAACTATAGTGGTAAAACTGAGCCACTCTCTGCAACGCTTTTAGGATTTTTAGAAGCAGGCAAACCTCCACTTGTTTTTACCTGTGGTACTTACATGACAAAGGGCAATGATTTTTTTTCAACCTCAATTCGCGTCGCTGCGGAATTGGGCGAGCGAGCATTATTACTAACTCCTTATCCAGAACAACTTCCAAGGACCCTTCCGCAAACTATTTTGCATGTTGATTATGCCCCTTTCGATTTATTACTGCCGAAAATATCCGCGCTTATCCATCACGGCGGCATAGGAACGTTAGCGCAAGCCATCGCCCATCACGTCCCCCAGCTCATTGTCCCATCGACTGCGGATCAATTCGATAATGCTTATCGCCTGGAAAAATTGGGTTGCAGTACGACCTTATTACCAAACCATTATCAGCAAGCCCAAGTTGTAGCTAAAATTAAATTTTTGTTAAATCATACGCAACAAGTAAGTGATCAAAAATACCCCATAGATTTCATCTCAGCCCTCAACGCAACCTGCCAATACTTCGAATCACTAGCCAGTAAGGCAGAGTAG